A single Nycticebus coucang isolate mNycCou1 chromosome 16, mNycCou1.pri, whole genome shotgun sequence DNA region contains:
- the LOC128567496 gene encoding LOW QUALITY PROTEIN: L-xylulose reductase-like (The sequence of the model RefSeq protein was modified relative to this genomic sequence to represent the inferred CDS: deleted 1 base in 1 codon; substituted 1 base at 1 genomic stop codon) codes for MPVAQPGAGARGLSGAGHLSGQRSFDVNLQAVIQVSQIIARGLMAQGAPGAIVNVSSQASQRAVTNHSVYYSTKGALDMLTKVMALELGPHKIRGNAVNPTVVMTPMGQANWSDPXKAKAMLDHIPLGRFAEVENVVDAILFLPSDRSSMTTGAIVPVDGGFLAT; via the exons ACCTGGAGCTGGGGCTCGCGGGCTGTCGGGTGCTGGTCACCTGAGTGGGCAAAGGTCCTTTGATGTGAACCTTCAGGCTGTTATCCAGGTGTCCCAGATCATAGCCAGGGGCTTGATGGCCCAAGGAGCC CCAGGGGCCATTGTGAATGTCTCCAGCCAGGCCTCCCAGCGAGCAGTGACTAACCACAGTGTCTACTATTCCACCAAGGGTGCCCTGGACATGCTGACCAAGGTGATGGCCCTAGAGCTCGGGCCCCACAAG ATCCGTGGGAATGCAGTGAACCCCACAGTGGTGATGACACCCATGGGCCAGGCCAACTGGAGTGACCCCTAAAAGGCCAAGGCCATGCTGGACCATATCCCACTGGGCAGGTTTGCTG AAGTGGAGAACGTGGTGGACGCCATCCTCTTCCTGCCAAGTGACCGAAGCAGCATGACCACAGGCGCCATTGTGCCAGTAGATGGGGGCTTCCTGGCCACCTGA